From Kitasatospora sp. MAP12-44:
AGTATCTAAATACCGGTCGCCCACATCTTCCCGCAATAACGGGGCGCTTCACCGCCTGATCATTGTGACGAAGCTCTCGGCCTCCCGGGTGCCGCAACCCACCGGGAAACCGCTGTTCAGAATGCCTCCCCCAGCGCGGCGATCACGTCCGCCCGGCGCGGCTGCCCCGAGGCCCGGCGGACCACCCGGCCGGAGGCGTCCAGCACCAGGACGGTGGGCGTGCGCAGGATCTCCAGCCGGCGGACCAACTCCAGCCGGCGCTCGGCGTCGATCTCGACGTGCGCGACTCCCTCGACCATCGCGGCGACCTCGGCCAGGATCCGGCGGGTCGCCCGGCAGGGCTGGCAGAAGGCGGTCGAGAACTGGACGAGCGTCGCGCGCTCCCCCAGCCCGGCCCCCTCGCCCAGGTCGGCGGCGGACAGCAGCACGGCATCGCCTCTCCCGCACGCCCGCGGCGCGCGCAGCCTCCATCGCGCCGGGCGAGCGCCGCAACGCACACCGGCCAGCCGGTGGTGCGTCCAGTGTGCGGCACCCGCTGCGGCGCACCGGCCGCCCGATAGCACCACCCTGGCCGCCGCCGCACCCCGAGTGACACGGATGTGACCACCGTCTCCCTCCACCCAGGGCCGCGCAGGTGACAGATGGCACTCATTCGAGGGACGATCGTCGGAGAATCACCCGTGGCAGCCGCGGCGTGCCGCGCTCCGAGCCCGGTCCACCACGAACGCGCGGGTGCCGCCGCACCGGGCTCGCGCCCGTGGGAAGAAGTAGGGCTGATCGTGGCAGAGTTCGTATACCCGCCGGTGATTCGGACCGCGCTGACCGTCTTTCGTGCACTGGACTGCAAGATCCAGATCATCGGTGCCGAGAACGTCCCGGCGACCGGCGGCGCCGTCCTGGTCAGCAATCACATCAGCTACCTCGACTTCCTCTTCGCGGGCCTCGGCATGGTGCGCGGCAGCAAGCGCAAGACCCGCTTCATGGCCAAGGACGACGTCTTCAAGCACCGCATCTCCGGCCCGCTGATGCGCGGCATGAAGCACATCCCGGTCGACCGGACGGACGGCCAGCCCGCGTACGAGGCGGCGGTGCGCGCGCTGCGGGCGGGCGAGGTGGTCGGCGTCTTCCCCGAGGCCACCATCTCCCGCTCCTTCACGCTCAAGAAGTTCAAGACCGGCGCGGCCCGGATGGCCGCCGACTCCGGCACCCCGCTGCTCCCGGTGATCCTCTGGGGCACCCAGCAGCTCTGGACCAAGGGCCGGCCCAAGACGCTGACCAAGCGGCACGTCCCGGTGATCATCATGATCGGCGAGCCGATCCACCTGCAGCCCGAGGACAAGCCGGTGATGGTCACCCGGCGACT
This genomic window contains:
- a CDS encoding thioredoxin family protein, coding for MLLSAADLGEGAGLGERATLVQFSTAFCQPCRATRRILAEVAAMVEGVAHVEIDAERRLELVRRLEILRTPTVLVLDASGRVVRRASGQPRRADVIAALGEAF
- a CDS encoding lysophospholipid acyltransferase family protein, yielding MAEFVYPPVIRTALTVFRALDCKIQIIGAENVPATGGAVLVSNHISYLDFLFAGLGMVRGSKRKTRFMAKDDVFKHRISGPLMRGMKHIPVDRTDGQPAYEAAVRALRAGEVVGVFPEATISRSFTLKKFKTGAARMAADSGTPLLPVILWGTQQLWTKGRPKTLTKRHVPVIIMIGEPIHLQPEDKPVMVTRRLRAAMTEMLDQAQQMYPGKPTGPDDTWWMPAHLGGTAPTLEVAEAEDEQEAAAKAARRAAAAAQS